The following coding sequences are from one Bacteroidia bacterium window:
- a CDS encoding cupin fold metalloprotein, WbuC family, producing the protein METNYSFSIEDNDTLLLLKKEADKSPRKRALKKMHSSHDEELHTMINVLKKGTYIQPHNHFIKTNVGKTIRKGESFLAIEGKGKIILFDNNGEILKVILMNAEEKTMVWVSAEQFHTIVALSEYFIIFENKTGPWKENEDKFFHAKFPDENESHEELIKHWEEL; encoded by the coding sequence ATGGAAACGAATTATTCTTTTTCAATAGAAGATAATGACACGTTGTTATTGTTGAAAAAGGAAGCTGATAAAAGTCCAAGAAAACGTGCTTTAAAAAAAATGCATTCTTCTCATGATGAGGAGTTGCATACAATGATTAATGTTCTAAAAAAGGGAACATACATACAACCTCACAATCATTTTATTAAAACAAATGTTGGAAAAACTATCAGAAAAGGTGAGTCTTTCCTTGCTATTGAGGGCAAAGGGAAAATTATTTTATTTGATAACAATGGTGAAATATTAAAAGTAATTTTAATGAATGCTGAGGAAAAAACGATGGTCTGGGTTTCAGCAGAACAATTTCATACTATTGTAGCACTTTCTGAATATTTTATAATATTTGAAAACAAAACAGGTCCCTGGAAAGAAAACGAGGATAAGTTTTTCCATGCCAAATTCCCTGATGAAAATGAAAGTCATGAAGAACTTATTAAGCATTGGGAAGAGCTTTGA